From a single Leptidea sinapis chromosome 1, ilLepSina1.1, whole genome shotgun sequence genomic region:
- the LOC126970326 gene encoding poly [ADP-ribose] polymerase-like isoform X1, with translation MLKYSTGYAKSSKSTCGKCNKNIEKKTLRIAVLRKIKGIKTPKWYHEQCFFNNDFRVGEINEFEYYNTLDNKDQERLKNKLVDPYELNDKTIERNENRRYHKAVLSEFMVEISANYKKTCNECKAKVLKGDLMMRKLVYDEKVGEFYTNYHVKCLSLTDYGVNFAFHLNDLPGFNELSEENQSKLREQLNMNEDMPDSICKKIKLDYDVKDEEKENKTNYHLVLYDKYLRELSNVTKKSFELLCKQNYMRLLKGKDKQLSQIADCLAFGALERCPKCRGQLQLETFYYECTGFQNVWSKCDYRTKTPSRKCMEIPDEILQEEVFRSYVPSIGVRLFCDEPIATAVKLNNNVLKTKVKKEAVSLPLKNVQFYLYRYDAAEQEALRRRILKLGGLVTSRIVDTLAAVVTTKESLEKPSRLVNQIKRLDIHVVDEAYFAAIESSENMKVFDSLALIEKYKIAEWGSDVYSRVPEDVIKERPVRVSGDKYKTGHDKPKIVTVKVKDGVALESGTWLEENAHVYKEGSDHYSVNLNRVDVSYKQMENYSYRLQLVEHDFEKRYAVTMWWGETGTLGRLTVEDCDENLAHAIKLFKRKFFQKTGNQWDRRDQFQKRMGKYDIVNTAKFVDDESVLQLKMNMQSSLPAAIQRLMILLFNINVINMTIADINYDASKLPLGVLSQEQISKGAEVLYELSRYIPKGKVSQSKFKELSNMFYTYIPHKGDIKTLKILDSLKDIAEKIVMLYNLQNIHISYNVLVDKMEEPISRMESCYSRLDTEIYSLDPDSSEYKQIMRYSKTNKSEIHTFDFEVDEIFKVERHGELDRYSTYKSFHNRMLLWHGSRLSNIAGILKKGLQIDPPKVKRTGAMFGKGIYFADVVTKSAQYLNTSPEFPTGILFLCEVALGKMKECVDAENITELEDGYNSVWAVGKRQPDPDLKEYLADGTVVPVGNIEPNKLNADVTLMHNEYVVYNEAQVSVKYLVQITMKY, from the exons atgttaaaatacAGCACTGGTTATGCTAAATCCAGCAAGTCTACTTGTGGcaagtgtaataaaaatattgaaaagaaaaCCTTAAGAATTGCAGTTTTAAGGAAG ATAAAAGggataaaaacaccaaaatggTATCATGAacagtgtttttttaataatgattttcGTGTAGgtgaaataaatgaatttgaatattataatacactTGATAATAAAGACCAAGAAAGACTCAAGAACAAATTAg TTGATCCTTATGaattaaatgataaaacaattgaaagaaatgaaaataggAGGTACCACAAAGCTGTACTCTCTGAATTTATGGTTGAAATAAgtgcaaattataaaaaaacttgcAATGAGTGCAAAGCCAAAGTTCTAAAA ggtGACTTGATGATGCGTAAATTAGTGTATGATGAGAAAGTGGgtgaattttatacaaattatcatgTTAAATGCCTCTCTTTAACTGATTATGGTGTAAATTTTGCATTTCATCTAAATGATTTACCAGGATTTAATGAGCTTTCTGAAGAAAATCAATCAAAGCTCAGAGAACAGCTAAA tatgaaTGAGGATATGCCAGACTCAAtatgtaagaaaataaaattggaCTATGATGTGAAGGATGAAGAGAAAGAAAATAAGACAAATTATCATTTGGTATTGTATGATAAATATCTCAGAGAATTGTCTAATGTTACAAAAAAGTCTTTTGAGCTTTTGtgcaaacaaaattatatgaggCTATTGAAAGGAAAAGACaag CAATTGAGCCAAATAGCAGATTGTTTGGCATTTGGTGCCCTTGAGCGATGCCCCAAGTGCAGAGGACAACTCCAACTAGaaacattttattatgaatGCACAG GGTTTCAGAACGTCTGGTCAAAATGTGATTACCGAACGAAGACCCCTTCTAGAAAGTGTATGGAGATTCCCGATGAGATTCTACAGGAGGAAGTGTTCAGAAGTTATGTTCCAAGTATTGGAGTGAGATTATTTTGTGATGAGCCGATCGCAACCGCTGTTAagcttaataataatgttttaaaaaccAA AGTTAAAAAGGAAGCAGTAAGCCTTCCACTAAAGAATGTTCAGTTCTACCTGTATCGTTACGATGCAGCAGAGCAGGAGGCACTTCGGCGAAGAATACTGAAGTTGGGTGGCTTGGTCACTAGTCGCATAGTGGACACTTTGGCAGCTGTTGTCACTACGAAAGAATCGCTGGAGAAACCTTCGAGGCTAGTTAATCAAATAAAACGGCTAGATATTCAT GTGGTAGACGAGGCGTATTTCGCTGCAATTGAATCGTCTGAAAATATGAAAGTTTTTGATTCACTGGCACTTATTGAGAAATACAAGATAGCTGAATGGGGATCTGAC GTTTACTCCCGTGTACCTGAAGATGTCATCAAGGAGAGACCGGTGAGGGTGTCTGGCGACAAATACAAAACGGGTCATGATAAACCGAAAATAGTCACTGTGAAAGTCaagg atGGTGTTGCGTTAGAATCAGGCACTTGGCTGGAGGAAAATGCTCATGTGTACAAAGAAGGGTCGGACCACTACAGTGTCAACCTGAATCGTGTTGATGTCAGTTATAAGCAGATGGAGAACTATTCGTATAGACTGCAGCTTGTAGAACACGATTTTGAAAAAAG GTACGCTGTAACTATGTGGTGGGGAGAAACTGGTACTCTAGGAAGACTTACTGTAGAAGATTGCGATGAGAACTTAGCCCACGCAATAAAGTTATTCAAGAGGAAATTCTTTCAAAAGACCGGCAATCAATGGGACCGTCGGGACCAATTTCAGAAG CGTATGGGCAAGTACGATATAGTTAACACAGCAAAATTTGTCGATGATGAATCCGTATTGCAGTTGAAAATGAATATGCAAAGCTCTCTGCCTGCAGCTATCCAGCGATTGATGATACTATTGTTCAACATTAATGTCATCAATATGACCATAGCAGATATTAAC tatGACGCGTCAAAATTGCCCTTAGGCGTTCTTTCGCAGGAGCAAATTTCGAAGGGAGCTGAAGTGCTCTATGAGCTAAGTAGATATATTCCGAAGGGGAAGGTGTCTCAAAGTaaattcaaggaactttctaacAT GTTCTACACTTACATACCACACAAGGGTGATATAAAAACGTTGAAAATTCTTGATAGTTTGAAAGATATCGCTGAAAAAATTGTAATGTTATACAACCTTcaaaacatacatatatcataCAACGTGCTAGTGGACA AAATGGAGGAGCCGATTAGTAGAATGGAATCCTGCTACAGCAGGCTGGATACCGAGATATATTCCTTAGATCCTGACTCAAgcgaatataaacaaataatgaGATACTCAAAGACTAACAAGTCAGAGATACATACATTCGATTTTGAGGTGGACGAG ATATTTAAAGTCGAACGTCATGGAGAATTGGATCGCTATAGCACATACAAATCATTTCATAATAGAATGCTATTATGGCACGGTTCTCGGCTCTCTAACATTGCGGGAATACTAAAGAAAg GTTTGCAAATAGATCCACCCAAGGTGAAACGAACAGGTGCCATGTTTGGAAAGGGTATTTACTTTGCTGACGTAGTCACCAAGTCAGCTCAGTACCTCAATACATCTCCCGAATTTCCTACaggcattttatttttatgcgaGGTGGCTCTTGGaaaaat GAAGGAGTGTGTTGATGCAGAGAATATTACTGAGTTAGAAGATGGATATAACTCCGTGTGGGCGGTGGGTAAGCGACAGCCTGATCCAGATCTCAAGGAGTACTTAGCGGATGGCACTGTAGTACCAGTCGGAAATATTGAGCCCAATAAATTAAACGCAGATGTGACACTGATGCACAACGA
- the LOC126970326 gene encoding poly [ADP-ribose] polymerase-like isoform X3 has translation MVEISANYKKTCNECKAKVLKGDLMMRKLVYDEKVGEFYTNYHVKCLSLTDYGVNFAFHLNDLPGFNELSEENQSKLREQLNMNEDMPDSICKKIKLDYDVKDEEKENKTNYHLVLYDKYLRELSNVTKKSFELLCKQNYMRLLKGKDKQLSQIADCLAFGALERCPKCRGQLQLETFYYECTGFQNVWSKCDYRTKTPSRKCMEIPDEILQEEVFRSYVPSIGVRLFCDEPIATAVKLNNNVLKTKVKKEAVSLPLKNVQFYLYRYDAAEQEALRRRILKLGGLVTSRIVDTLAAVVTTKESLEKPSRLVNQIKRLDIHVVDEAYFAAIESSENMKVFDSLALIEKYKIAEWGSDVYSRVPEDVIKERPVRVSGDKYKTGHDKPKIVTVKVKDGVALESGTWLEENAHVYKEGSDHYSVNLNRVDVSYKQMENYSYRLQLVEHDFEKRYAVTMWWGETGTLGRLTVEDCDENLAHAIKLFKRKFFQKTGNQWDRRDQFQKRMGKYDIVNTAKFVDDESVLQLKMNMQSSLPAAIQRLMILLFNINVINMTIADINYDASKLPLGVLSQEQISKGAEVLYELSRYIPKGKVSQSKFKELSNMFYTYIPHKGDIKTLKILDSLKDIAEKIVMLYNLQNIHISYNVLVDKMEEPISRMESCYSRLDTEIYSLDPDSSEYKQIMRYSKTNKSEIHTFDFEVDEIFKVERHGELDRYSTYKSFHNRMLLWHGSRLSNIAGILKKGLQIDPPKVKRTGAMFGKGIYFADVVTKSAQYLNTSPEFPTGILFLCEVALGKMKECVDAENITELEDGYNSVWAVGKRQPDPDLKEYLADGTVVPVGNIEPNKLNADVTLMHNEYVVYNEAQVSVKYLVQITMKY, from the exons ATGGTTGAAATAAgtgcaaattataaaaaaacttgcAATGAGTGCAAAGCCAAAGTTCTAAAA ggtGACTTGATGATGCGTAAATTAGTGTATGATGAGAAAGTGGgtgaattttatacaaattatcatgTTAAATGCCTCTCTTTAACTGATTATGGTGTAAATTTTGCATTTCATCTAAATGATTTACCAGGATTTAATGAGCTTTCTGAAGAAAATCAATCAAAGCTCAGAGAACAGCTAAA tatgaaTGAGGATATGCCAGACTCAAtatgtaagaaaataaaattggaCTATGATGTGAAGGATGAAGAGAAAGAAAATAAGACAAATTATCATTTGGTATTGTATGATAAATATCTCAGAGAATTGTCTAATGTTACAAAAAAGTCTTTTGAGCTTTTGtgcaaacaaaattatatgaggCTATTGAAAGGAAAAGACaag CAATTGAGCCAAATAGCAGATTGTTTGGCATTTGGTGCCCTTGAGCGATGCCCCAAGTGCAGAGGACAACTCCAACTAGaaacattttattatgaatGCACAG GGTTTCAGAACGTCTGGTCAAAATGTGATTACCGAACGAAGACCCCTTCTAGAAAGTGTATGGAGATTCCCGATGAGATTCTACAGGAGGAAGTGTTCAGAAGTTATGTTCCAAGTATTGGAGTGAGATTATTTTGTGATGAGCCGATCGCAACCGCTGTTAagcttaataataatgttttaaaaaccAA AGTTAAAAAGGAAGCAGTAAGCCTTCCACTAAAGAATGTTCAGTTCTACCTGTATCGTTACGATGCAGCAGAGCAGGAGGCACTTCGGCGAAGAATACTGAAGTTGGGTGGCTTGGTCACTAGTCGCATAGTGGACACTTTGGCAGCTGTTGTCACTACGAAAGAATCGCTGGAGAAACCTTCGAGGCTAGTTAATCAAATAAAACGGCTAGATATTCAT GTGGTAGACGAGGCGTATTTCGCTGCAATTGAATCGTCTGAAAATATGAAAGTTTTTGATTCACTGGCACTTATTGAGAAATACAAGATAGCTGAATGGGGATCTGAC GTTTACTCCCGTGTACCTGAAGATGTCATCAAGGAGAGACCGGTGAGGGTGTCTGGCGACAAATACAAAACGGGTCATGATAAACCGAAAATAGTCACTGTGAAAGTCaagg atGGTGTTGCGTTAGAATCAGGCACTTGGCTGGAGGAAAATGCTCATGTGTACAAAGAAGGGTCGGACCACTACAGTGTCAACCTGAATCGTGTTGATGTCAGTTATAAGCAGATGGAGAACTATTCGTATAGACTGCAGCTTGTAGAACACGATTTTGAAAAAAG GTACGCTGTAACTATGTGGTGGGGAGAAACTGGTACTCTAGGAAGACTTACTGTAGAAGATTGCGATGAGAACTTAGCCCACGCAATAAAGTTATTCAAGAGGAAATTCTTTCAAAAGACCGGCAATCAATGGGACCGTCGGGACCAATTTCAGAAG CGTATGGGCAAGTACGATATAGTTAACACAGCAAAATTTGTCGATGATGAATCCGTATTGCAGTTGAAAATGAATATGCAAAGCTCTCTGCCTGCAGCTATCCAGCGATTGATGATACTATTGTTCAACATTAATGTCATCAATATGACCATAGCAGATATTAAC tatGACGCGTCAAAATTGCCCTTAGGCGTTCTTTCGCAGGAGCAAATTTCGAAGGGAGCTGAAGTGCTCTATGAGCTAAGTAGATATATTCCGAAGGGGAAGGTGTCTCAAAGTaaattcaaggaactttctaacAT GTTCTACACTTACATACCACACAAGGGTGATATAAAAACGTTGAAAATTCTTGATAGTTTGAAAGATATCGCTGAAAAAATTGTAATGTTATACAACCTTcaaaacatacatatatcataCAACGTGCTAGTGGACA AAATGGAGGAGCCGATTAGTAGAATGGAATCCTGCTACAGCAGGCTGGATACCGAGATATATTCCTTAGATCCTGACTCAAgcgaatataaacaaataatgaGATACTCAAAGACTAACAAGTCAGAGATACATACATTCGATTTTGAGGTGGACGAG ATATTTAAAGTCGAACGTCATGGAGAATTGGATCGCTATAGCACATACAAATCATTTCATAATAGAATGCTATTATGGCACGGTTCTCGGCTCTCTAACATTGCGGGAATACTAAAGAAAg GTTTGCAAATAGATCCACCCAAGGTGAAACGAACAGGTGCCATGTTTGGAAAGGGTATTTACTTTGCTGACGTAGTCACCAAGTCAGCTCAGTACCTCAATACATCTCCCGAATTTCCTACaggcattttatttttatgcgaGGTGGCTCTTGGaaaaat GAAGGAGTGTGTTGATGCAGAGAATATTACTGAGTTAGAAGATGGATATAACTCCGTGTGGGCGGTGGGTAAGCGACAGCCTGATCCAGATCTCAAGGAGTACTTAGCGGATGGCACTGTAGTACCAGTCGGAAATATTGAGCCCAATAAATTAAACGCAGATGTGACACTGATGCACAACGA
- the LOC126970326 gene encoding poly [ADP-ribose] polymerase-like isoform X2 — protein sequence MLKYSTGYAKSSKSTCGKCNKNIEKKTLRIAVLRKIKGIKTPKWYHEQCFFNNDFRVGEINEFEYYNTLDNKDQERLKNKLVDPYELNDKTIERNENRRYHKAVLSEFMVEISANYKKTCNECKAKVLKGDLMMRKLVYDEKVGEFYTNYHVKCLSLTDYGVNFAFHLNDLPGFNELSEENQSKLREQLNMNEDMPDSICKKIKLDYDVKDEEKENKTNYHLVLYDKYLRELSNVTKKSFELLCKQNYMRLLKGKDKQLSQIADCLAFGALERCPKCRGQLQLETFYYECTGFQNVWSKCDYRTKTPSRKCMEIPDEILQEEVFRSYVPSIGVRLFCDEPIATAVKLNNNVLKTKVKKEAVSLPLKNVQFYLYRYDAAEQEALRRRILKLGGLVTSRIVDTLAAVVTTKESLEKPSRLVNQIKRLDIHVVDEAYFAAIESSENMKVFDSLALIEKYKIAEWGSDVYSRVPEDVIKERPVRVSGDKYKTGHDKPKIVTVKVKDGVALESGTWLEENAHVYKEGSDHYSVNLNRVDVSYKQMENYSYRLQLVEHDFEKRYAVTMWWGETGTLGRLTVEDCDENLAHAIKLFKRKFFQKTGNQWDRRDQFQKRMGKYDIVNTAKFVDDESVLQLKMNMQSSLPAAIQRLMILLFNINVINMTIADINYDASKLPLGVLSQEQISKGAEVLYELSRYIPKGKVSQSKFKELSNMFYTYIPHKGDIKTLKILDSLKDIAEKIVMLYNLQNIHISYNVLVDKMEEPISRMESCYSRLDTEIYSLDPDSSEYKQIMRYSKTNKSEIHTFDFEVDEIFKVERHGELDRYSTYKSFHNRMLLWHGSRLSNIAGILKKGLQIDPPKVKRTGAMFGKGIYFADVVTKSAQYLNTSPEFPTGILFLCEVALGKM from the exons atgttaaaatacAGCACTGGTTATGCTAAATCCAGCAAGTCTACTTGTGGcaagtgtaataaaaatattgaaaagaaaaCCTTAAGAATTGCAGTTTTAAGGAAG ATAAAAGggataaaaacaccaaaatggTATCATGAacagtgtttttttaataatgattttcGTGTAGgtgaaataaatgaatttgaatattataatacactTGATAATAAAGACCAAGAAAGACTCAAGAACAAATTAg TTGATCCTTATGaattaaatgataaaacaattgaaagaaatgaaaataggAGGTACCACAAAGCTGTACTCTCTGAATTTATGGTTGAAATAAgtgcaaattataaaaaaacttgcAATGAGTGCAAAGCCAAAGTTCTAAAA ggtGACTTGATGATGCGTAAATTAGTGTATGATGAGAAAGTGGgtgaattttatacaaattatcatgTTAAATGCCTCTCTTTAACTGATTATGGTGTAAATTTTGCATTTCATCTAAATGATTTACCAGGATTTAATGAGCTTTCTGAAGAAAATCAATCAAAGCTCAGAGAACAGCTAAA tatgaaTGAGGATATGCCAGACTCAAtatgtaagaaaataaaattggaCTATGATGTGAAGGATGAAGAGAAAGAAAATAAGACAAATTATCATTTGGTATTGTATGATAAATATCTCAGAGAATTGTCTAATGTTACAAAAAAGTCTTTTGAGCTTTTGtgcaaacaaaattatatgaggCTATTGAAAGGAAAAGACaag CAATTGAGCCAAATAGCAGATTGTTTGGCATTTGGTGCCCTTGAGCGATGCCCCAAGTGCAGAGGACAACTCCAACTAGaaacattttattatgaatGCACAG GGTTTCAGAACGTCTGGTCAAAATGTGATTACCGAACGAAGACCCCTTCTAGAAAGTGTATGGAGATTCCCGATGAGATTCTACAGGAGGAAGTGTTCAGAAGTTATGTTCCAAGTATTGGAGTGAGATTATTTTGTGATGAGCCGATCGCAACCGCTGTTAagcttaataataatgttttaaaaaccAA AGTTAAAAAGGAAGCAGTAAGCCTTCCACTAAAGAATGTTCAGTTCTACCTGTATCGTTACGATGCAGCAGAGCAGGAGGCACTTCGGCGAAGAATACTGAAGTTGGGTGGCTTGGTCACTAGTCGCATAGTGGACACTTTGGCAGCTGTTGTCACTACGAAAGAATCGCTGGAGAAACCTTCGAGGCTAGTTAATCAAATAAAACGGCTAGATATTCAT GTGGTAGACGAGGCGTATTTCGCTGCAATTGAATCGTCTGAAAATATGAAAGTTTTTGATTCACTGGCACTTATTGAGAAATACAAGATAGCTGAATGGGGATCTGAC GTTTACTCCCGTGTACCTGAAGATGTCATCAAGGAGAGACCGGTGAGGGTGTCTGGCGACAAATACAAAACGGGTCATGATAAACCGAAAATAGTCACTGTGAAAGTCaagg atGGTGTTGCGTTAGAATCAGGCACTTGGCTGGAGGAAAATGCTCATGTGTACAAAGAAGGGTCGGACCACTACAGTGTCAACCTGAATCGTGTTGATGTCAGTTATAAGCAGATGGAGAACTATTCGTATAGACTGCAGCTTGTAGAACACGATTTTGAAAAAAG GTACGCTGTAACTATGTGGTGGGGAGAAACTGGTACTCTAGGAAGACTTACTGTAGAAGATTGCGATGAGAACTTAGCCCACGCAATAAAGTTATTCAAGAGGAAATTCTTTCAAAAGACCGGCAATCAATGGGACCGTCGGGACCAATTTCAGAAG CGTATGGGCAAGTACGATATAGTTAACACAGCAAAATTTGTCGATGATGAATCCGTATTGCAGTTGAAAATGAATATGCAAAGCTCTCTGCCTGCAGCTATCCAGCGATTGATGATACTATTGTTCAACATTAATGTCATCAATATGACCATAGCAGATATTAAC tatGACGCGTCAAAATTGCCCTTAGGCGTTCTTTCGCAGGAGCAAATTTCGAAGGGAGCTGAAGTGCTCTATGAGCTAAGTAGATATATTCCGAAGGGGAAGGTGTCTCAAAGTaaattcaaggaactttctaacAT GTTCTACACTTACATACCACACAAGGGTGATATAAAAACGTTGAAAATTCTTGATAGTTTGAAAGATATCGCTGAAAAAATTGTAATGTTATACAACCTTcaaaacatacatatatcataCAACGTGCTAGTGGACA AAATGGAGGAGCCGATTAGTAGAATGGAATCCTGCTACAGCAGGCTGGATACCGAGATATATTCCTTAGATCCTGACTCAAgcgaatataaacaaataatgaGATACTCAAAGACTAACAAGTCAGAGATACATACATTCGATTTTGAGGTGGACGAG ATATTTAAAGTCGAACGTCATGGAGAATTGGATCGCTATAGCACATACAAATCATTTCATAATAGAATGCTATTATGGCACGGTTCTCGGCTCTCTAACATTGCGGGAATACTAAAGAAAg GTTTGCAAATAGATCCACCCAAGGTGAAACGAACAGGTGCCATGTTTGGAAAGGGTATTTACTTTGCTGACGTAGTCACCAAGTCAGCTCAGTACCTCAATACATCTCCCGAATTTCCTACaggcattttatttttatgcgaGGTGGCTCTTGGaaaaatgtaa
- the LOC126970326 gene encoding poly [ADP-ribose] polymerase-like isoform X4, protein MLKYSTGYAKSSKSTCGKCNKNIEKKTLRIAVLRKIKGIKTPKWYHEQCFFNNDFRVGEINEFEYYNTLDNKDQERLKNKLVDPYELNDKTIERNENRRYHKAVLSEFMVEISANYKKTCNECKAKVLKGDLMMRKLVYDEKVGEFYTNYHVKCLSLTDYGVNFAFHLNDLPGFNELSEENQSKLREQLNMNEDMPDSICKKIKLDYDVKDEEKENKTNYHLVLYDKYLRELSNVTKKSFELLCKQNYMRLLKGKDKQLSQIADCLAFGALERCPKCRGQLQLETFYYECTGFQNVWSKCDYRTKTPSRKCMEIPDEILQEEVFRSYVPSIGVRLFCDEPIATAVKLNNNVLKTKVKKEAVSLPLKNVQFYLYRYDAAEQEALRRRILKLGGLVTSRIVDTLAAVVTTKESLEKPSRLVNQIKRLDIHVVDEAYFAAIESSENMKVFDSLALIEKYKIAEWGSDVYSRVPEDVIKERPVRVSGDKYKTGHDKPKIVTVKVKDGVALESGTWLEENAHVYKEGSDHYSVNLNRVDVSYKQMENYSYRLQLVEHDFEKRYAVTMWWGETGTLGRLTVEDCDENLAHAIKLFKRKFFQKTGNQWDRRDQFQKRMGKYDIVNTAKFVDDESVLQLKMNMQSSLPAAIQRLMILLFNINVINMTIADINYDASKLPLGVLSQEQISKGAEVLYELSRYIPKGKVSQSKFKELSNMFYTYIPHKGDIKTLKILDSLKDIAEKIVMLYNLQNIHISYNVLVDKMEEPISRMESCYSRLDTEIYSLDPDSSEYKQIMRYSKTNKSEIHTFDFEVDEVCK, encoded by the exons atgttaaaatacAGCACTGGTTATGCTAAATCCAGCAAGTCTACTTGTGGcaagtgtaataaaaatattgaaaagaaaaCCTTAAGAATTGCAGTTTTAAGGAAG ATAAAAGggataaaaacaccaaaatggTATCATGAacagtgtttttttaataatgattttcGTGTAGgtgaaataaatgaatttgaatattataatacactTGATAATAAAGACCAAGAAAGACTCAAGAACAAATTAg TTGATCCTTATGaattaaatgataaaacaattgaaagaaatgaaaataggAGGTACCACAAAGCTGTACTCTCTGAATTTATGGTTGAAATAAgtgcaaattataaaaaaacttgcAATGAGTGCAAAGCCAAAGTTCTAAAA ggtGACTTGATGATGCGTAAATTAGTGTATGATGAGAAAGTGGgtgaattttatacaaattatcatgTTAAATGCCTCTCTTTAACTGATTATGGTGTAAATTTTGCATTTCATCTAAATGATTTACCAGGATTTAATGAGCTTTCTGAAGAAAATCAATCAAAGCTCAGAGAACAGCTAAA tatgaaTGAGGATATGCCAGACTCAAtatgtaagaaaataaaattggaCTATGATGTGAAGGATGAAGAGAAAGAAAATAAGACAAATTATCATTTGGTATTGTATGATAAATATCTCAGAGAATTGTCTAATGTTACAAAAAAGTCTTTTGAGCTTTTGtgcaaacaaaattatatgaggCTATTGAAAGGAAAAGACaag CAATTGAGCCAAATAGCAGATTGTTTGGCATTTGGTGCCCTTGAGCGATGCCCCAAGTGCAGAGGACAACTCCAACTAGaaacattttattatgaatGCACAG GGTTTCAGAACGTCTGGTCAAAATGTGATTACCGAACGAAGACCCCTTCTAGAAAGTGTATGGAGATTCCCGATGAGATTCTACAGGAGGAAGTGTTCAGAAGTTATGTTCCAAGTATTGGAGTGAGATTATTTTGTGATGAGCCGATCGCAACCGCTGTTAagcttaataataatgttttaaaaaccAA AGTTAAAAAGGAAGCAGTAAGCCTTCCACTAAAGAATGTTCAGTTCTACCTGTATCGTTACGATGCAGCAGAGCAGGAGGCACTTCGGCGAAGAATACTGAAGTTGGGTGGCTTGGTCACTAGTCGCATAGTGGACACTTTGGCAGCTGTTGTCACTACGAAAGAATCGCTGGAGAAACCTTCGAGGCTAGTTAATCAAATAAAACGGCTAGATATTCAT GTGGTAGACGAGGCGTATTTCGCTGCAATTGAATCGTCTGAAAATATGAAAGTTTTTGATTCACTGGCACTTATTGAGAAATACAAGATAGCTGAATGGGGATCTGAC GTTTACTCCCGTGTACCTGAAGATGTCATCAAGGAGAGACCGGTGAGGGTGTCTGGCGACAAATACAAAACGGGTCATGATAAACCGAAAATAGTCACTGTGAAAGTCaagg atGGTGTTGCGTTAGAATCAGGCACTTGGCTGGAGGAAAATGCTCATGTGTACAAAGAAGGGTCGGACCACTACAGTGTCAACCTGAATCGTGTTGATGTCAGTTATAAGCAGATGGAGAACTATTCGTATAGACTGCAGCTTGTAGAACACGATTTTGAAAAAAG GTACGCTGTAACTATGTGGTGGGGAGAAACTGGTACTCTAGGAAGACTTACTGTAGAAGATTGCGATGAGAACTTAGCCCACGCAATAAAGTTATTCAAGAGGAAATTCTTTCAAAAGACCGGCAATCAATGGGACCGTCGGGACCAATTTCAGAAG CGTATGGGCAAGTACGATATAGTTAACACAGCAAAATTTGTCGATGATGAATCCGTATTGCAGTTGAAAATGAATATGCAAAGCTCTCTGCCTGCAGCTATCCAGCGATTGATGATACTATTGTTCAACATTAATGTCATCAATATGACCATAGCAGATATTAAC tatGACGCGTCAAAATTGCCCTTAGGCGTTCTTTCGCAGGAGCAAATTTCGAAGGGAGCTGAAGTGCTCTATGAGCTAAGTAGATATATTCCGAAGGGGAAGGTGTCTCAAAGTaaattcaaggaactttctaacAT GTTCTACACTTACATACCACACAAGGGTGATATAAAAACGTTGAAAATTCTTGATAGTTTGAAAGATATCGCTGAAAAAATTGTAATGTTATACAACCTTcaaaacatacatatatcataCAACGTGCTAGTGGACA AAATGGAGGAGCCGATTAGTAGAATGGAATCCTGCTACAGCAGGCTGGATACCGAGATATATTCCTTAGATCCTGACTCAAgcgaatataaacaaataatgaGATACTCAAAGACTAACAAGTCAGAGATACATACATTCGATTTTGAGGTGGACGAG GTTTGCAAATAG